In one window of Microtus pennsylvanicus isolate mMicPen1 chromosome 2, mMicPen1.hap1, whole genome shotgun sequence DNA:
- the Sh3bp1 gene encoding SH3 domain-binding protein 1 isoform X1, with the protein MMKRQLHRMRQLAHTGSLGRPPFPHSTPETAEFLGEDLLQVEQRLEPAKRAAHNVHKRLQACLQGQSGADMDKRVKKLPLMALSTTMAESFKELDPDSSMGKALEMSCAIQNQLARILAEFEMTLERDVLQPLNRLSEEELPAILKHKKSLQKLVSDWNTIKSRLSQAAKNSGSSQGLGGGPSSHSHTATANKVETLKEEEEELKRKVEQCKDEYLADLYHFATKEDSYANYFIHLLEIQADYHRRSLTSLDTALAELRDNHSQSDLSPLMTATPISRVYGVSLRTHLQELGRDIALPIEACVLMLLSEGMQEEGLFRLAAGASVLKRLKQTMASDPHSLEEFCSDPHAVAGALKSYLRELPEPLMTSDLYDEWMRAASLKEPGARLEALHGVCSRLPQENFNNLRYLMKFLALLAEEQEVNKMTPSNIAIVLGPNLLWPPEKEGDQAQLDAASVSSIQVVGVVEALIQSTDTLFPGDINFSVSGIFSALAPQEKVSSQRTSEELPPAVPVPAATPGPASMPVKERTESELPKPASPKVSRSTTETAASAEDMTRRTKRPAPARPTMPPPQPSSARSSPPAPSLPPGSGSPGTPQALPRRLVGTSLRAPTVPPPLPPVPPQPARRQSRRLPGSPSPASPGLVISNMPTQVDQGGATEDREGPETVGGHPTPVLPPQPRPRGLTSETD; encoded by the exons ATGATGAAGAGGCAGCTGCACCGCATGCGGCAGCTGGCCCACACTGGCAGCTTGGGACG GCCCCCTTTCCCCCACAGCACCCCAGAGACTGCCGAGTTCTTGGGTGAGGACCTGCTGCAG gtggaGCAGCGCCTGGAACCTGCTAAGCGAGCAGCCCACAATGTTCACAAACGGCTACAGGCCTGTCTACAGGGCCAAAGCGGGGCTGACATGGACAAGCGGGTG AAGAAGCTTCCTCTCATGGCTCTTTCCACCACGATGGCGGAAAGCTTCAAAGAACTGGACCCCGATTCTAGCATGGG GAAGGCCTTGGAGATGAGTTGCGCCATCCAGAACCAGCTGGCCCGAATCTTGGCTGAGTTCGAGATGACCCTGGAGAGAGATGTCCTGCAGCCGCTCAACAGGCTGAGTGAG GAGGAGCTGCCTGCCATCCTCAAACACAAGAAAAGCCTGCAGAAGCTGGTGTCCGACTGGAACACAATCAAGAGCAG GCTCAGCCAGGCAGCCAAGAACTCAGGGAGCAGCCAAGGCCTGGGTGGCGGCCCAAGCAGTCATAGCCACACCGCCACTGCCAACAAGGTGGAGACactgaaggaagaagaggaggagctaAAGAGAAAGGTGGAGCAGTGCAAG GATGAGTACTTGGCCGACCTGTACCACTTTGCCACCAAGGAAGACTCATACGCCAACTACTTCATTCAT CTCCTGGAAATTCAGGCTGATTACCATCGCAGGTCACTGACCTCACTGGACACGGCCCTAGCAGAGCTGAGGGACAACCACAGCCAATCAG ATCTCTCCCCTTTGATGACGGCTACCCCCATCTCCAGGGTATATGGGGTATCCCTGAGAACCCACCTGCAAGAGCTGGGTCGTGACATTGCCCTGCCCATTGAGGCCTGCGTTCTAATGCTGCTATCAGAGGGCATGCAGGAGGAG GGCCTCTTCCGTCTGGCTGCTGGGGCCTCTGTGCTGAAGCGCCTCAAGCAAACAATGGCCTCAGATCCCCACAGCCTAGAGGAGTTCTGCTCGGACCCCCATGCTGTGGCAG GTGCTCTCAAGTCCTATCTCCGGGAGCTGCCAGAGCCCctgatgacctctgacctctatgatGAGTGGATGAGAGCAGCCAG CCTGAAGGAGCCTGGGGCTCGCCTGGAGGCCCTTCATGGTGTTTGCAGCCGCCTGCCCCAAGAGAACTTCAACAACCTCAG GTACCTGATGAAGTTTCTGGCACTGCTGGCAGAAGAGCAAGAAGTGAACAAGATGACACCCAGCAACATCGCCATTGTCTTGGGGCCCAACCTGCTGTGGCCTCCTGAGAAAGAAGG GGACCAGGCCCAGCTAGATGCAGCCTCTGTGTCCTCAATTCAGGTGGTGGGTGTGGTCGAGGCGCTGATACAGAGTACAGACACCCTCTTCCCTGGAG ATATCAACTTCAGTGTATCAGGCATCTTCTCAGCCCTGGCCCCCCAGGAAAAGGTCAGTAGCCAACGGACCTCTGAGGAATTGCCACCTGCTGTACCTGTGCCAGCTGCCACCCCAGGTCCAGCCTCGATGCCCGTGAAAGAAAG GACAGAGTCTGAGTTGCCCAAGCCAGCTTCCCCCAAGGTCAGCAGGAGCACCACAGAAACGGCTGCTTCAGCAGAGGACATGACTCGGAGGA ccaagCGCCCCGCACCAGCGCGACCTACCATGCCACCTCCCCAACCCTCCAGTGCACGCTCATCTCCTCCAGCTCCATCCCTGCCCCCTGGCTCTGGTAGCCCTGGCACTCCCCAAGCTCTGCCACGCCGTCTGGTGGGCACCAGCCTCCGGGCCCCCACCGTGCCTCCCCCATTACCCCCTGTTCCTCCACAGCCTGCCCGGCGCCAGAGCAGGCGTTTACCAGGCTCCCCCAGCCCAGCCTCCCCTGGCCTGGTCATTTCAAACATGCCTACTCAGGTGGACCAGGGAGGGGCTACAGAGGACAGGGAAGGCCCTGAGACTGTAGGTGGACATCCCACTCCAGTTCTGCCACCCCAGCCCCGGCCCAGGGGCCTCACCTCAGAGACAGATTGA
- the Sh3bp1 gene encoding SH3 domain-binding protein 1 isoform X2: MMKRQLHRMRQLAHTGSLGRTPETAEFLGEDLLQVEQRLEPAKRAAHNVHKRLQACLQGQSGADMDKRVKKLPLMALSTTMAESFKELDPDSSMGKALEMSCAIQNQLARILAEFEMTLERDVLQPLNRLSEEELPAILKHKKSLQKLVSDWNTIKSRLSQAAKNSGSSQGLGGGPSSHSHTATANKVETLKEEEEELKRKVEQCKDEYLADLYHFATKEDSYANYFIHLLEIQADYHRRSLTSLDTALAELRDNHSQSDLSPLMTATPISRVYGVSLRTHLQELGRDIALPIEACVLMLLSEGMQEEGLFRLAAGASVLKRLKQTMASDPHSLEEFCSDPHAVAGALKSYLRELPEPLMTSDLYDEWMRAASLKEPGARLEALHGVCSRLPQENFNNLRYLMKFLALLAEEQEVNKMTPSNIAIVLGPNLLWPPEKEGDQAQLDAASVSSIQVVGVVEALIQSTDTLFPGDINFSVSGIFSALAPQEKVSSQRTSEELPPAVPVPAATPGPASMPVKERTESELPKPASPKVSRSTTETAASAEDMTRRTKRPAPARPTMPPPQPSSARSSPPAPSLPPGSGSPGTPQALPRRLVGTSLRAPTVPPPLPPVPPQPARRQSRRLPGSPSPASPGLVISNMPTQVDQGGATEDREGPETVGGHPTPVLPPQPRPRGLTSETD; encoded by the exons ATGATGAAGAGGCAGCTGCACCGCATGCGGCAGCTGGCCCACACTGGCAGCTTGGGACG CACCCCAGAGACTGCCGAGTTCTTGGGTGAGGACCTGCTGCAG gtggaGCAGCGCCTGGAACCTGCTAAGCGAGCAGCCCACAATGTTCACAAACGGCTACAGGCCTGTCTACAGGGCCAAAGCGGGGCTGACATGGACAAGCGGGTG AAGAAGCTTCCTCTCATGGCTCTTTCCACCACGATGGCGGAAAGCTTCAAAGAACTGGACCCCGATTCTAGCATGGG GAAGGCCTTGGAGATGAGTTGCGCCATCCAGAACCAGCTGGCCCGAATCTTGGCTGAGTTCGAGATGACCCTGGAGAGAGATGTCCTGCAGCCGCTCAACAGGCTGAGTGAG GAGGAGCTGCCTGCCATCCTCAAACACAAGAAAAGCCTGCAGAAGCTGGTGTCCGACTGGAACACAATCAAGAGCAG GCTCAGCCAGGCAGCCAAGAACTCAGGGAGCAGCCAAGGCCTGGGTGGCGGCCCAAGCAGTCATAGCCACACCGCCACTGCCAACAAGGTGGAGACactgaaggaagaagaggaggagctaAAGAGAAAGGTGGAGCAGTGCAAG GATGAGTACTTGGCCGACCTGTACCACTTTGCCACCAAGGAAGACTCATACGCCAACTACTTCATTCAT CTCCTGGAAATTCAGGCTGATTACCATCGCAGGTCACTGACCTCACTGGACACGGCCCTAGCAGAGCTGAGGGACAACCACAGCCAATCAG ATCTCTCCCCTTTGATGACGGCTACCCCCATCTCCAGGGTATATGGGGTATCCCTGAGAACCCACCTGCAAGAGCTGGGTCGTGACATTGCCCTGCCCATTGAGGCCTGCGTTCTAATGCTGCTATCAGAGGGCATGCAGGAGGAG GGCCTCTTCCGTCTGGCTGCTGGGGCCTCTGTGCTGAAGCGCCTCAAGCAAACAATGGCCTCAGATCCCCACAGCCTAGAGGAGTTCTGCTCGGACCCCCATGCTGTGGCAG GTGCTCTCAAGTCCTATCTCCGGGAGCTGCCAGAGCCCctgatgacctctgacctctatgatGAGTGGATGAGAGCAGCCAG CCTGAAGGAGCCTGGGGCTCGCCTGGAGGCCCTTCATGGTGTTTGCAGCCGCCTGCCCCAAGAGAACTTCAACAACCTCAG GTACCTGATGAAGTTTCTGGCACTGCTGGCAGAAGAGCAAGAAGTGAACAAGATGACACCCAGCAACATCGCCATTGTCTTGGGGCCCAACCTGCTGTGGCCTCCTGAGAAAGAAGG GGACCAGGCCCAGCTAGATGCAGCCTCTGTGTCCTCAATTCAGGTGGTGGGTGTGGTCGAGGCGCTGATACAGAGTACAGACACCCTCTTCCCTGGAG ATATCAACTTCAGTGTATCAGGCATCTTCTCAGCCCTGGCCCCCCAGGAAAAGGTCAGTAGCCAACGGACCTCTGAGGAATTGCCACCTGCTGTACCTGTGCCAGCTGCCACCCCAGGTCCAGCCTCGATGCCCGTGAAAGAAAG GACAGAGTCTGAGTTGCCCAAGCCAGCTTCCCCCAAGGTCAGCAGGAGCACCACAGAAACGGCTGCTTCAGCAGAGGACATGACTCGGAGGA ccaagCGCCCCGCACCAGCGCGACCTACCATGCCACCTCCCCAACCCTCCAGTGCACGCTCATCTCCTCCAGCTCCATCCCTGCCCCCTGGCTCTGGTAGCCCTGGCACTCCCCAAGCTCTGCCACGCCGTCTGGTGGGCACCAGCCTCCGGGCCCCCACCGTGCCTCCCCCATTACCCCCTGTTCCTCCACAGCCTGCCCGGCGCCAGAGCAGGCGTTTACCAGGCTCCCCCAGCCCAGCCTCCCCTGGCCTGGTCATTTCAAACATGCCTACTCAGGTGGACCAGGGAGGGGCTACAGAGGACAGGGAAGGCCCTGAGACTGTAGGTGGACATCCCACTCCAGTTCTGCCACCCCAGCCCCGGCCCAGGGGCCTCACCTCAGAGACAGATTGA